The Blautia pseudococcoides genome segment TTGCCCGGAAAGCGTTTGAACTGATCAAGGAGGGAGAAACGGTATTTCTGGATATTTCCACCACGAATATGGAACTGGCGAAACTTCTTGCCAGCCAGAGCAAGCGTGTCGTGGCAGTCAGCAATATGATCGACATTCTTCAGATATTGGCAAAGAATCCGCGTATCACGGCCATCGGCACAGGAGGAACCATGTATCAGGGGGTAAATGGGTTCATGGGGATTGCAGCCATTGAGGTGATCAGGCAGTACAGTTTTGATCGGGTTTTTATAGGAAGCTGTGGAATTGATATGGTGGATGGAACCATTACCACGCTCGGTGCGGAGGACGGACTTACGAAGAAGGCAGCGATACAGAACGGCCGGCATAAGTACGTGGTGATGGAGAGGGAGAAATTTTATTTTAATGAATCCTATAAATTTGCGCATCTGGATGATGTGAGCGGAATCGTGACGGATGAGTATCCTGACAAGAGTATCGTCGATGCACTGGAAAGTGCGGGAGTCAGATTGATATAGGCAGAATCAGGGAGGAAAGATGATTCAGATCGTTTCAAAAGGTACAAAAAATGTATTGGTTTCTTTTTTCAAAGAAGAGGATGAGCGCTTAGAGACGCTGCCTGAGGGAATACATTCTTTTTTTAAGGGAGAATATCTTAAGACAGCGTGGATGTGTGATGAGGAGGGAAAACTGCTGCTTCTTACAGGAATCGGAAAAACCGAGGAAGACAAATTATGTAGGAAAGAGATTGCGGCAAAAGCAGTGAAAGAATGCAGAAGTAAAAAGATAAATGGGATTTCCATGGATATAGGTCCTATTCTCTGTGAATATGGCGTAGAGGCAGTCCGTGATCTGACAGAGGGCGCAGTCCTCGGCGCATATACGCAGAAGAGGTTCTCTTTGGATAAAGCAGAAAAGGAAAGAGAAGCATCAGAAATCGAATTTTTCGGCATTCCCCATGAATGGGAAGAAGAAGCAAAAATTCTGGTAAAGGAGACGGAGGTCCTATGTGAGGGGGTCTGCTTTGCAAGGGATATGGTGAACCTGCCGGGAAATAAACTCCGTCCTGAGAATTTAGCCAGGGAAATCGAAGCATTTACAAGAGGAACCGATGCAGAAGCGGAAATCATAAAAGTAGACAGATTGAGAGAGATGGGCATGGAAGCCCTTCTTGCAGTTGGAAACAGCAGTGAATATAAGCCGTGTATGCTGGTGCTTCGTTATAAAGGAAACCATGAAAGCAGCCAGGTTATGGGACTTATAGGAAAGGGCGTTACCTGCGATACAGGCGGTTACTGCCTGAAACCGGCAGGATCCATGCTGGGGATCAAGGGAGATATGGCAGGCGGTGCGGCAGTTTGTGGCGCGGTCTTTGCTCTGGCTAAGAATAAGGTGAAGACAAATGTGACGGCAGTTGTACCGATGTGTGAAAACCGCATTTCTCCGGGAAGCCTTCTGCCCGGAGATGTGATTGGATCTTATTCAGGAAAGACCATTGAAATTGCCAATACGGACGCAGAGGGACGCCTGATTCTGGCTGATGCGGTTTCTTATGCAGTGAAAGAAGAAAAGGTAAGCCGAATCCTTGATATCGCCACTCTGACAGGCGCAGTCGTGAATATGCTGGGATTCAGCATAGGCGGTGTCATTTCCGACAATGATGAGTTTTATGAAGCATTTGCCAAAGGGAGCGCAGCTTCCGGCGAAAGGTATTGGAGGCTGCCTTATTATAAAGAGCATGAAAAGATGATAGAGAGCAAGGTAGCAGATATCCGAAATATGGGAGAGAACTTTTGCGGCACCATTACAGCGGGATTATTTATCCGTGCTTTTGCAGAAGGACGTCCCTGGATCCATGTGGATATTGCGGGAACGGCATGGGTGGACAGCCCTGTGTTTGAATTTCAGTCACAGGGCGCTACAGGTGCAGGAGTGACCTCGATCTATCAGCTCTGCTGCAAGGAGGGAATGTAGGATGGAAGGATACATACTGGAGGCATGCGTGGATTCTGTAGAGTCTGCTGTGGCAGCCGCAAAAGGAGGTGCGACCAGGCTGGAACTGTGTGCGAATCTCATAATCGGGGGAACGACGCCCAGTCCCTGCCTGTTTAAGGAGATACGAAAACATACAGACATTAAGATTCATGTGTTGATAAGGCCTAGATTTGGAGATTTCTGCTATACAGATGAGGAGTTTTTGATTATAAAAGAGGAAGTGAAAATGTTCCGCGAATTGGGAGCTGACGGAGCAGTAGTGGGAATCTTAAGACCGGACGGCACTTTGAATAAGGAACAGCTTGAAGAGCTTATGGAAGAGGCAGGGGACATGTCCATGACTCTTCACAGGGCGTTTGATGTATGTGTAGATCCTTATGAAGCCATGGAAGAAGCCATTGAACTGGGATTTGATACTATATTGACATCAGGTCAGAAGAATGTGTGCTCTCAGGGAACCGAACTGCTTCGTGAACTGGTAGAGAAAAGTGCGGGAAGAATTCGGATTCAGGCAGGAAGCGGTGTGGATGCGGCAGTGATCAGGGAAATCTACCCTCTTACAAATGCAACTGCTTATCACATGTCTGGCAAGGTCACCCTGGACAGTTCCATGGATTATCGGAAGGAGGGGGTCAATATGGGACCTCCGTCAATCGGCAAATATGAAATCTGGCGCACAGAGGAAGCGAAGATATGCCAGGCAAGACAGGTATTGGAGGAATTATAATGGGAGAACAGACTGTTTTTTTGGCAGAGAATAAGCCGCGCATTCTGGAAATTTATGCAAAACGTAAAGAGAAATCTTCATACATCCGGAAACAGTTAGAGAAGGTGCTGGAAAATTGCAGTGACAATGTGGCACTTGCAATGAAATACCTGTATGGAGCCATGCCTTTGAGTGATATGATCAATTATCATGCAGAGGCATTTCTTGACTTTGCTGTCCACGGAGTCCGTCTGTGGGAGGAAAAAGAAGTAGTGAGGGCCATTCCGGAGGATATTTTCCTGAATTATGTGCTGTTTCACAGGGTAAATGACGAAGAGGTGATTCCGTGCCGCAGTTTCTTTTATGACAAAATCAAAGACAGGGTAAAAGGTCTTTGCGGGAAAGAAGAGATACTGGAACTGAATTACTGGTGTGCAGAAGAAGTGACTTATCACGCAGGAGATGAGAGGACTCTGCCGGCTATGACTGTGTACAACAGAGGATACGGCAGATGCGGTGAGGAATCTGTCTTTATGGTAAATGTGCTTAGAAGCGCAGGCATTCCTGCCCGTCAGGTCTATGTGCCGAGATGGT includes the following:
- a CDS encoding DeoR/GlpR family DNA-binding transcription regulator translates to MFTEERLDAITRALQEKGKVRVKELSEQFHVTEDCIRKDLKALENAGKLKRTYGGAILSQDYPLERDVVDRKNYHVDKKRVIARKAFELIKEGETVFLDISTTNMELAKLLASQSKRVVAVSNMIDILQILAKNPRITAIGTGGTMYQGVNGFMGIAAIEVIRQYSFDRVFIGSCGIDMVDGTITTLGAEDGLTKKAAIQNGRHKYVVMEREKFYFNESYKFAHLDDVSGIVTDEYPDKSIVDALESAGVRLI
- a CDS encoding leucyl aminopeptidase family protein — encoded protein: MIQIVSKGTKNVLVSFFKEEDERLETLPEGIHSFFKGEYLKTAWMCDEEGKLLLLTGIGKTEEDKLCRKEIAAKAVKECRSKKINGISMDIGPILCEYGVEAVRDLTEGAVLGAYTQKRFSLDKAEKEREASEIEFFGIPHEWEEEAKILVKETEVLCEGVCFARDMVNLPGNKLRPENLAREIEAFTRGTDAEAEIIKVDRLREMGMEALLAVGNSSEYKPCMLVLRYKGNHESSQVMGLIGKGVTCDTGGYCLKPAGSMLGIKGDMAGGAAVCGAVFALAKNKVKTNVTAVVPMCENRISPGSLLPGDVIGSYSGKTIEIANTDAEGRLILADAVSYAVKEEKVSRILDIATLTGAVVNMLGFSIGGVISDNDEFYEAFAKGSAASGERYWRLPYYKEHEKMIESKVADIRNMGENFCGTITAGLFIRAFAEGRPWIHVDIAGTAWVDSPVFEFQSQGATGAGVTSIYQLCCKEGM
- a CDS encoding copper homeostasis protein CutC — translated: MEGYILEACVDSVESAVAAAKGGATRLELCANLIIGGTTPSPCLFKEIRKHTDIKIHVLIRPRFGDFCYTDEEFLIIKEEVKMFRELGADGAVVGILRPDGTLNKEQLEELMEEAGDMSMTLHRAFDVCVDPYEAMEEAIELGFDTILTSGQKNVCSQGTELLRELVEKSAGRIRIQAGSGVDAAVIREIYPLTNATAYHMSGKVTLDSSMDYRKEGVNMGPPSIGKYEIWRTEEAKICQARQVLEEL